A portion of the Verrucomicrobiota bacterium genome contains these proteins:
- a CDS encoding glycoside hydrolase family 97 N-terminal domain-containing protein has translation MNQPNRLLLAAILCGGFLNQTSALEVKSPDGRAVLTFALKDLGGAKACPVYSVSFQGKTVLADSRLGLELESGPLTNGFTLLNETRTQQDTTWKPVCAERETIRDHYSQLVVDLQETQAPKRLLRLTFRAYDEGVAFAYTLPAQPGLKDFTIAVENTSFAFTGDHTAWAVYSAQGNYNAADVAPGKKPTPGLGEVPLSQVRPGVERPLTVRVADDLYAAITEARLVEYARMKLRPVTNQPHAMEAFLDAERGKYGKVTGTAPFTSPWRVVMLAKSPGQLLEQNYLILNLNDPCALTDTSWIKPGKVIREATLTTVGGKACVDFALQRGLQYIEYDAGWYGFEYDAKSDARDVHLDPKRNPDPTSLNLREVINYANAKGIGVILYVNHLALEKQLDEILPLYQQWGVKGVKYGFVNVGSQPWTSWLHLAIRRAAEHQLMVDIHDEFRNTGYQRTYPNLMTVEGILGNEAFPTPVHNATLPFTRFLTGPGDYTYCWYSGRLKPTHAHQLALSTIFFSPWQFLYWYDRPAMYKGEKELDYWQTLPTTWDETRVVCGEIGRCASVARRKGQEWYLGTIHPAGRKLVEIPLTFLAPGRKFTATTYSDQDPANPDSKAVKIETLTVDATTILKADLPANGGQAVRIVPQ, from the coding sequence ATGAATCAACCTAACCGACTTCTGCTCGCCGCAATCCTCTGCGGTGGCTTCCTCAATCAAACCTCCGCCCTCGAAGTGAAATCGCCGGATGGCCGCGCTGTCCTGACCTTTGCCCTCAAGGATCTTGGCGGGGCCAAAGCCTGCCCGGTGTACAGCGTTTCCTTTCAAGGCAAGACCGTGCTCGCCGATTCCCGCCTCGGGTTGGAGCTGGAGTCCGGGCCGCTCACCAATGGCTTCACCCTCCTGAACGAAACCCGCACGCAGCAGGATACGACCTGGAAGCCGGTTTGCGCCGAGCGCGAGACGATTCGCGATCATTATAGCCAATTGGTGGTGGACCTCCAGGAAACCCAGGCCCCCAAGCGCCTTTTGCGGCTGACTTTTCGCGCGTACGACGAGGGCGTGGCCTTTGCCTATACGTTGCCCGCGCAACCGGGGCTGAAGGACTTCACCATCGCGGTGGAGAACACCAGCTTTGCCTTCACGGGCGACCACACCGCATGGGCGGTGTACTCCGCGCAGGGGAATTACAACGCGGCGGATGTCGCGCCCGGCAAAAAGCCAACGCCCGGGCTGGGCGAGGTGCCGCTGAGCCAGGTGCGGCCCGGCGTGGAGCGCCCGCTGACGGTGCGGGTGGCCGATGATCTGTATGCCGCCATCACCGAGGCCCGCCTGGTGGAGTACGCCCGCATGAAACTCCGCCCGGTCACGAATCAGCCCCATGCCATGGAGGCGTTCCTCGACGCCGAGCGCGGCAAGTACGGCAAAGTCACCGGCACCGCCCCCTTCACCTCGCCCTGGCGCGTCGTCATGCTGGCCAAGAGTCCGGGGCAATTGCTGGAGCAGAATTACCTCATCCTGAATCTGAACGATCCCTGCGCCCTGACGGATACCTCGTGGATCAAACCCGGCAAAGTCATCCGCGAGGCCACCCTCACCACCGTCGGCGGCAAGGCCTGCGTGGATTTTGCCTTGCAGCGCGGTCTGCAATACATCGAATACGATGCCGGCTGGTACGGCTTCGAGTATGATGCCAAGAGCGACGCCCGGGATGTCCACCTGGACCCCAAGCGCAATCCCGACCCCACCTCGCTGAACCTCCGCGAGGTGATCAACTACGCGAACGCCAAGGGCATCGGCGTCATCCTCTACGTCAACCACCTCGCGTTGGAGAAGCAGTTGGATGAAATCCTGCCGCTCTACCAGCAATGGGGCGTCAAGGGCGTCAAGTACGGCTTCGTCAACGTCGGCAGCCAGCCATGGACCAGTTGGCTGCACCTGGCGATCCGCAGGGCGGCGGAGCACCAGCTCATGGTGGATATCCACGATGAATTCCGCAATACCGGCTACCAGCGCACCTATCCCAACCTCATGACCGTCGAGGGCATCCTGGGCAACGAGGCATTCCCCACCCCCGTGCATAACGCCACGCTGCCCTTCACGCGGTTCCTCACGGGGCCCGGCGATTACACCTACTGCTGGTACAGTGGCCGGCTCAAGCCCACCCACGCCCATCAGCTCGCCCTCTCCACCATCTTCTTCAGCCCGTGGCAATTCCTGTACTGGTACGACCGCCCGGCCATGTACAAGGGGGAAAAGGAACTCGACTACTGGCAAACCCTGCCGACCACCTGGGATGAAACCCGTGTCGTCTGCGGCGAGATTGGCCGGTGCGCCTCCGTCGCGCGCCGCAAAGGGCAGGAATGGTACCTGGGCACCATCCACCCGGCGGGCCGCAAGCTGGTGGAGATTCCGCTGACCTTCCTGGCGCCCGGCAGGAAATTCACCGCCACCACCTACTCGGATCAGGACCCGGCCAACCCGGACTCCAAGGCCGTCAAGATCGAAACCCTCACCGTGGACGCCACGACGATCCTCAAAGCCGACCTCCCCGCCAACGGCGGTCAGGCCGTGCGTATCGTGCCGCAGTAA
- a CDS encoding DUF433 domain-containing protein, with amino-acid sequence MSNRTIIVVAPEILSGTPVFAGTRVSARTLID; translated from the coding sequence ATGAGTAATCGCACGATCATCGTGGTTGCCCCCGAGATTTTGAGCGGCACACCGGTTTTTGCCGGTACACGCGTGTCCGCCCGAACGTTGATTGATTAG
- a CDS encoding RNA-binding domain-containing protein produces MITEAELLSLLADLESDRVERTTATSNTDKFAQTVCAFANDFPAHRQPGYLLIGVKDDGQPSGLKVTDDLLQTLGSLRSDGNIQPMPALTVSRFSLPAGDVAVVEVLPADLPPVRYKGRVYLRVGPRRATATEQEERILTERRISHALTFDALPCLDSALADLSEDRFRLTYLRHAVSEEVIAENGRPLKQQLASLRFFDLRQDCPTHAGIIVLADRPMHYLPGAYVQFVRYAGPDLASEVLDEKRALGDLRTLLQTLDLIVDANLRQRPVAVDGRFVETMIHDYPRVALRELLLNAVIHRNYQSTAPIRFCCFPDHLTINNPGGLYGDATAETFPRTTGYRNPILAEATRVLGYTNRFGQGIARTTKALELNGNPPAEYQFDAHSFTVRLKAKL; encoded by the coding sequence ATGATCACTGAAGCCGAACTTCTCTCCCTGCTCGCCGACTTGGAATCCGACCGCGTCGAGCGCACCACCGCCACCTCCAACACCGACAAGTTCGCCCAGACCGTCTGCGCCTTTGCCAATGATTTTCCCGCGCACCGTCAGCCCGGCTATCTGCTCATTGGCGTCAAAGATGACGGGCAGCCCTCGGGATTAAAGGTCACCGACGACCTCCTCCAGACTCTTGGCTCCCTACGTTCCGATGGCAATATCCAGCCCATGCCCGCCCTCACCGTCTCTCGTTTTTCGCTGCCAGCGGGTGACGTGGCCGTGGTCGAAGTCCTCCCGGCCGACCTCCCCCCCGTCCGCTACAAAGGCCGCGTCTATCTCCGCGTCGGGCCACGCCGGGCCACCGCCACCGAGCAGGAGGAACGCATCCTCACCGAACGCCGCATCTCCCACGCCCTCACCTTCGATGCGCTCCCGTGCCTCGACAGCGCACTCGCCGACCTCTCGGAGGACCGCTTCCGCCTCACCTACCTCCGCCATGCCGTCTCCGAGGAAGTCATCGCCGAAAACGGCCGCCCGCTCAAACAGCAGCTCGCCAGCCTCCGCTTCTTCGATCTCCGCCAGGATTGCCCCACCCATGCCGGCATCATCGTCCTCGCCGACCGACCCATGCACTACCTCCCCGGGGCCTATGTGCAGTTCGTCCGCTATGCCGGCCCCGACCTCGCCAGCGAGGTCCTCGATGAAAAACGCGCCCTCGGCGACCTCCGCACCCTGCTCCAGACCCTCGACTTGATCGTGGATGCCAATCTCCGCCAGCGTCCGGTGGCCGTGGACGGCCGCTTCGTCGAAACCATGATCCACGACTATCCCCGCGTCGCCCTCCGCGAACTCCTGCTCAATGCCGTCATCCACCGCAACTACCAGTCCACCGCCCCCATCCGTTTCTGCTGCTTCCCGGACCACCTCACCATCAACAACCCCGGCGGCCTCTATGGCGATGCCACCGCGGAAACATTTCCGCGCACCACCGGCTACCGCAATCCCATCCTCGCCGAGGCCACCCGCGTCCTCGGCTACACCAACCGCTTCGGCCAGGGCATCGCCCGCACCACCAAAGCCCTCGAACTCAACGGCAACCCGCCGGCCGAATACCAGTTCGATGCCCACAGCTTTACGGTAAGGCTAAAGGCTAAATTATGA